One uncultured Desulfovibrio sp. genomic window carries:
- a CDS encoding transposase, which translates to MEFSRPGKPTDNEHIESVNGKYRDECLNQNVFLSLHDARRTVEAWRQDTPAMTAQLIGLADTGRVPCKEYNPLETTNLQVRCTVG; encoded by the coding sequence ATTGAGTTCTCTCGTCCAGGGAAACCCACGGATAATGAGCACATTGAAAGTGTTAACGGAAAATACCGGGATGAGTGTTTAAATCAGAACGTGTTTCTGTCCCTGCACGATGCCCGCAGAACGGTTGAAGCATGGCGACAGGATACACCAGCGATGACCGCACAGCTCATTGGGCTGGCTGACACAGGAAGAGTTCCGTGCAAAGAATATAACCCATTGGAAACCACTAACTTACAAGTGAGATGCACAGTGGGGTAA
- a CDS encoding ABC transporter permease — MIRYLCKRLLAIIPVGLGVTFIIFSLLYITPGDPARLALGEDATEEALMEWRHEYGLDRPFITRYGLFVYNAVVHQDMGRSYMTRRPVTGELNNAFPITIDLSIGAIIIATALGLGFGIICAIKQYSIFDNVCMIFAMLGISVPLFYLGILLILWFSVRLRWLPSSGFTTFSEKILPWITLAANSMAIITRMTRSSMLEVIHSDYVRTARAKGQKESIVILRHALKNALIPIITIVGIQFGFLLGGSILTESVFSIPGVGRLAVDAIKARDYPIVQGAVVYIAISYVFINLLVDMLYAWVDPRLRTRYR; from the coding sequence ATGATAAGATATCTGTGCAAAAGACTGCTGGCCATCATTCCTGTGGGGCTGGGCGTTACGTTCATCATCTTTTCGCTGCTCTACATCACCCCAGGCGACCCGGCACGGCTGGCGCTGGGCGAAGACGCCACAGAAGAAGCCCTCATGGAATGGCGGCACGAATACGGTCTTGATCGCCCCTTCATCACCCGGTACGGCCTCTTTGTGTACAATGCCGTGGTTCATCAGGACATGGGCAGGTCATACATGACCCGCCGCCCTGTGACCGGCGAACTGAACAATGCCTTTCCCATCACCATCGACCTTTCCATCGGCGCCATCATCATCGCCACGGCCCTTGGCCTTGGCTTTGGCATCATCTGCGCCATAAAACAATATTCCATTTTTGATAACGTCTGCATGATTTTTGCCATGCTGGGCATTTCCGTACCGCTCTTCTACCTTGGCATTCTGCTCATACTCTGGTTTTCTGTACGGTTACGATGGCTGCCTTCATCCGGTTTCACCACGTTCAGTGAAAAAATACTCCCGTGGATTACGCTTGCGGCCAATTCCATGGCCATCATCACACGCATGACGCGTTCAAGCATGCTTGAGGTCATCCATTCGGATTACGTGCGCACAGCCCGCGCCAAGGGACAGAAAGAAAGCATTGTTATTCTGCGGCATGCGCTGAAAAACGCCCTTATCCCCATTATTACTATTGTGGGCATTCAGTTCGGCTTTTTGCTGGGCGGTTCCATCCTCACGGAATCGGTGTTTTCCATTCCGGGTGTGGGGCGTCTGGCGGTGGATGCCATCAAGGCGCGCGACTACCCCATTGTGCAGGGCGCTGTGGTCTACATTGCCATTTCATACGTATTCATCAACCTGCTGGTTGATATGCTTTACGCATGGGTTGATCCGCGCCTGCGCACGCGATACCGCTGA
- a CDS encoding four-carbon acid sugar kinase family protein, protein MFLLVADDLTGGNDAGIQFAKRGVDTWIVLDAGHAGLEAVLARPKLPAMLALNANTRNLPAVDAAARMTKIASHLAKDVRTAHPEMVYKKIDSTLRGNLGAEIDALMDGYGFATAFLSPAFIECGRTVVDGHLLVDGAPVHKTSFANDPITPVRQSSIAEVVRETCGRSVGCVPLSVMEHGEGFITAYVADLQNAGHEIIVFDAVNAAHLDALVAAGQKLEFPPLYIGSAGLASALANALTSALTDAQTGIEPGASSSSQSPADTHAPVVEPVDRVFFICGSAHEATRKQITHLVGNGVQLIRLVDAGTEAVEIAVADTLLALESGNAVLSTPEKKAGGADSTAASGIQLSNAVGLAAVTVLEKLAESPQTTALVMTGGETAFAVLQKICSGLALSREISPGVALGTIVGGYCDGFQVVTKAGGFGEDQTLVDILRLFRPKNCR, encoded by the coding sequence ATGTTCCTACTGGTCGCGGACGACCTTACCGGCGGCAATGACGCCGGAATCCAGTTTGCCAAGCGCGGCGTGGATACGTGGATAGTTCTGGATGCCGGGCATGCGGGTCTTGAGGCCGTGCTTGCCCGGCCCAAACTCCCGGCTATGCTTGCCTTGAACGCCAACACCAGGAACCTCCCGGCAGTTGATGCGGCGGCTCGGATGACGAAGATTGCGTCGCATCTGGCAAAGGATGTCCGCACCGCGCACCCCGAGATGGTGTATAAAAAAATAGACAGCACACTGCGCGGCAACCTTGGGGCAGAAATAGACGCACTCATGGATGGCTATGGTTTTGCAACGGCCTTTTTGTCCCCGGCATTCATTGAATGCGGTCGCACAGTGGTGGACGGGCATCTGCTTGTGGACGGCGCGCCCGTGCACAAGACCTCATTTGCCAACGACCCCATCACTCCGGTGCGGCAATCTTCCATAGCCGAAGTTGTGCGAGAAACCTGCGGGCGAAGCGTGGGCTGCGTGCCACTTTCTGTCATGGAACACGGCGAGGGATTTATTACCGCCTATGTGGCTGATTTGCAGAATGCCGGTCATGAAATCATCGTTTTTGACGCTGTAAATGCCGCACACCTGGATGCCCTGGTGGCGGCGGGGCAAAAGCTTGAGTTTCCTCCGCTGTACATCGGCTCTGCCGGGCTGGCCAGCGCCCTGGCAAACGCCCTGACCAGCGCCCTTACTGATGCCCAAACGGGCATTGAGCCCGGCGCATCATCCAGCAGCCAGTCCCCGGCAGATACACACGCACCGGTTGTGGAACCGGTTGACCGCGTGTTTTTCATCTGCGGCAGCGCGCATGAGGCAACCAGAAAACAGATCACGCATCTTGTTGGCAACGGCGTGCAATTGATCCGTCTTGTCGATGCCGGAACAGAAGCCGTGGAAATCGCGGTTGCGGATACCCTTCTGGCCCTTGAAAGCGGCAATGCCGTTCTCAGCACACCTGAAAAAAAAGCCGGGGGAGCAGATTCCACTGCGGCAAGCGGCATCCAACTGAGCAATGCCGTGGGGCTGGCGGCTGTGACTGTGCTTGAAAAACTGGCGGAATCTCCGCAGACAACGGCGCTGGTAATGACCGGCGGGGAAACGGCCTTTGCCGTGCTGCAAAAAATTTGTTCAGGGCTTGCCCTTTCACGCGAGATATCGCCCGGTGTTGCTCTGGGAACGATCGTTGGTGGGTATTGCGATGGTTTTCAGGTGGTTACCAAGGCTGGAGGCTTTGGTGAAGATCAGACCCTTGTGGATATTCTGCGCCTGTTCCGGCCAAAAAACTGCCGATAG
- a CDS encoding PdxA family protein encodes MAHMQYRVVMGFTMGEPQGIGPLLVMRSLNNSGLFQVVQPVVFGDEATLRRAAGQAGIGQEQLVCISPGDLPWQSRLPTDRCILLVQTDSPGLEMTEQGQPSAAGGRAAFNAVRKAFELAASGHLDALVTAPLNGISLGMAGYPQRFHTSMLAEFFAEHQHCTLSTDGDLRVVFVSTHIPLGEAAARITEDRVLSVICMGAATCRRFGIVHPRIGVAGFNPHAGEGGVLGQEEKTAIIPAIARAVAEGLDARGPFAPDVIFAKACSGAFDLVVAMYHDQGQIPLKMKNCSCARSGSWCGAPGINVTLGLPFVRTSVEFPSVFDTADQADALHAAMRKAIEYAALLAASPLQKYRNGLW; translated from the coding sequence ATGGCTCATATGCAATACAGGGTGGTTATGGGCTTCACCATGGGGGAGCCTCAGGGTATTGGCCCGTTGCTCGTCATGAGATCCCTGAACAATTCCGGTCTGTTTCAGGTGGTTCAGCCCGTTGTTTTTGGTGATGAGGCCACCTTGCGCCGGGCGGCAGGGCAGGCAGGTATAGGCCAGGAGCAACTGGTGTGTATCAGTCCCGGCGACTTGCCTTGGCAAAGTCGCCTGCCCACAGATAGATGTATTCTGCTGGTGCAGACGGATTCCCCCGGCCTGGAAATGACGGAACAAGGGCAGCCCTCGGCGGCGGGGGGCAGGGCTGCCTTTAACGCTGTGCGCAAAGCTTTTGAGCTTGCCGCTTCAGGACATCTTGACGCTCTGGTTACAGCCCCCCTCAATGGTATTTCTCTGGGTATGGCGGGATATCCGCAGCGGTTTCACACGAGCATGCTGGCCGAGTTCTTTGCCGAGCACCAGCACTGTACCCTGTCCACAGACGGCGACCTGCGGGTTGTTTTTGTCAGCACCCACATTCCCCTTGGCGAGGCGGCGGCGCGGATCACCGAAGATCGGGTTTTGTCCGTCATCTGCATGGGGGCTGCAACCTGCCGCAGGTTTGGCATTGTGCACCCGCGCATCGGCGTTGCCGGGTTCAATCCTCACGCGGGCGAGGGGGGCGTTTTGGGGCAGGAAGAAAAAACAGCCATAATCCCCGCTATTGCACGGGCCGTGGCTGAAGGGCTGGACGCAAGGGGGCCGTTTGCACCGGATGTTATTTTTGCCAAGGCCTGCTCCGGAGCTTTTGATCTGGTGGTGGCCATGTACCATGATCAGGGGCAGATACCGCTCAAAATGAAAAACTGCTCCTGCGCGCGTTCCGGCTCATGGTGCGGTGCACCGGGCATCAATGTGACCCTGGGCCTGCCCTTTGTGCGCACCTCCGTGGAGTTTCCTTCGGTGTTTGACACGGCGGATCAGGCTGACGCGCTGCACGCCGCCATGCGCAAGGCCATTGAATATGCCGCGCTTCTTGCCGCCTCCCCATTACAGAAATACCGCAATGGTCTGTGGTGA
- the pdxA gene encoding 4-hydroxythreonine-4-phosphate dehydrogenase PdxA, translating to MNNARPIVGISVGDPGGIGPEVTVKALASPKVFEQCRPLVIGDASVVRDALRFTGLNLSVNAVASPEQGIYKPGVVDVLDMGNMPIDQVRYGVVTPQQGKASFEYIAKNIELAMTCHIDATVTGPINKAAINEAGYHYAGHTEIYAEMTGTRDYAMMLAEGNFRVAHVSTHVSLREACDRVKRERVLRVTELSYDALLKLGIASPRIGVAGLNPHCGEGGLFGTEDEREIKPAIADAVAKGMNVTGPVPPDTVFSKMAGGMFDLVVVMYHDQGHIPIKLKGFTYDEKNGQWGAVAGVNITLGLPIVRVSVDHGTAFEIAGQGKANPDSMLDSIELAAWLAKA from the coding sequence ATGAACAACGCGCGTCCCATCGTGGGCATCAGTGTGGGCGACCCCGGCGGCATCGGGCCGGAAGTAACGGTGAAGGCCCTGGCCTCGCCCAAGGTGTTTGAGCAGTGCCGCCCCCTGGTCATTGGCGATGCTTCTGTGGTGCGTGACGCCCTGCGCTTTACTGGCCTGAATCTTTCCGTCAACGCGGTTGCTTCGCCAGAGCAGGGAATCTACAAGCCCGGCGTTGTGGATGTGCTGGACATGGGCAACATGCCCATTGATCAGGTGCGTTACGGCGTGGTTACCCCACAGCAGGGCAAGGCTTCTTTTGAATACATAGCAAAGAACATTGAACTTGCCATGACCTGTCACATAGATGCCACAGTAACCGGGCCAATCAACAAGGCCGCCATCAATGAGGCGGGCTATCACTATGCCGGGCACACGGAAATTTATGCGGAAATGACAGGCACGCGCGACTACGCCATGATGCTCGCTGAAGGGAATTTTCGCGTTGCGCATGTGTCCACGCATGTTTCTTTGCGGGAAGCCTGCGACAGGGTAAAGCGCGAGCGTGTACTGCGGGTTACCGAGCTTTCGTACGATGCCTTGCTCAAGCTGGGCATTGCCAGCCCGCGTATTGGCGTGGCGGGGCTTAACCCCCACTGCGGCGAAGGGGGGCTTTTTGGCACTGAGGATGAGCGCGAAATCAAGCCTGCCATTGCCGATGCCGTTGCAAAGGGCATGAACGTTACCGGGCCTGTGCCGCCAGATACCGTATTTTCAAAAATGGCGGGCGGCATGTTTGATCTGGTGGTGGTCATGTACCACGATCAGGGGCACATCCCCATCAAGCTGAAAGGCTTTACGTATGATGAAAAAAACGGGCAGTGGGGCGCAGTGGCTGGGGTAAACATTACCCTTGGCCTGCCCATTGTGCGCGTGAGCGTCGACCACGGCACCGCCTTTGAGATCGCGGGGCAGGGCAAGGCAAACCCCGATTCCATGCTGGATTCCATTGAGCTTGCCGCCTGGCTTGCCAAGGCCTGA
- a CDS encoding sigma 54-interacting transcriptional regulator, with protein sequence MNTIAFIAPNKKLFDSVCRVVEEEKYPITVLLGDMETGVQQTQKALQEGAKIIVSRGGTALHIGNTLNIEVISVRPSSYSVFDYIYNNTTEKTRIAFVGFSPFIKICRPICDILHREYQEFEISNPGVAGLIMDQVLAWKPDVVVGDTISVRWASSKDIKIHLVESNRDSIVDACEQAILVRNNLNKHIAAANKLTVVLNCAQEGALLVNTEGFIEEVNQQGCLLLQKEREELLNTSVHSIFTSEELSAAIRSGTKLTTSIVSVNGTDFAVDTVISPPYLEANSIVLLFQRVEHILQKENSVRQKLRESGFIAKYTFSDIIHASAAMQQTIAKARQYAAATCSIIIQGETGTGKELFAQSIHNASTLAKGPFVAVNCGAIPKDLLESELFGYAPGAFTGAMRTGKPGLFELSHGGTLFLDEITEMDFFLQTRLLRILQAREVMRIGDNKVIPINVRVIAATNRNPAEEVAAGRLRADLYYRLNVLDLKVPPLRDRQEDIPLLFNNFVRQYAKQYGTAAPKAGKDLLRWLSAYSWPGNVRELENLAEKFIILRGEISCEAIAAQPARSGDEIALAEGDGRLDTVIGNYIHMVIDQCDGKIARAAQKLDVDRNTVKRWLARCPVRKD encoded by the coding sequence ATGAACACCATCGCCTTTATTGCACCGAATAAAAAACTTTTTGATTCCGTATGCCGCGTGGTTGAGGAAGAAAAATATCCCATTACCGTGCTGCTTGGCGATATGGAAACAGGCGTGCAACAGACCCAGAAGGCTTTGCAGGAAGGTGCAAAAATAATTGTCAGCCGTGGCGGCACAGCCCTGCACATCGGCAACACGCTGAACATAGAGGTCATCAGCGTCAGACCGTCATCATACAGTGTTTTTGACTATATATATAACAATACTACAGAAAAAACACGCATTGCATTTGTGGGATTTTCGCCCTTCATCAAAATATGCAGACCAATATGCGACATCCTGCACAGGGAATATCAGGAATTTGAGATTTCCAACCCTGGCGTGGCTGGCTTGATCATGGATCAAGTGCTGGCCTGGAAACCGGATGTTGTGGTTGGCGACACTATCTCCGTTCGCTGGGCCAGCAGCAAGGATATCAAGATACATCTTGTTGAATCCAACCGCGATTCCATCGTTGACGCCTGCGAACAGGCCATTCTGGTGCGTAACAACCTTAACAAACATATTGCCGCAGCCAACAAGCTTACTGTCGTACTCAACTGCGCGCAGGAAGGCGCGCTGCTTGTCAACACGGAAGGTTTTATTGAAGAAGTGAACCAGCAGGGCTGTTTGCTGTTGCAAAAAGAGCGCGAGGAACTGCTGAATACCTCCGTGCACAGCATCTTCACTTCAGAAGAACTTTCCGCAGCCATACGTTCGGGCACAAAACTGACCACCAGCATTGTGTCGGTCAACGGCACTGACTTTGCCGTGGATACGGTGATAAGCCCGCCTTACCTGGAAGCTAATTCTATTGTTCTGCTTTTTCAGCGCGTTGAACACATTCTGCAAAAAGAAAACAGTGTGCGTCAGAAGCTGCGTGAAAGCGGATTTATTGCCAAGTATACCTTTTCAGACATTATTCACGCCAGTGCGGCCATGCAGCAAACCATTGCCAAGGCCCGGCAATACGCCGCTGCCACCTGTAGCATCATTATTCAGGGCGAAACCGGCACGGGCAAAGAACTTTTTGCGCAAAGCATCCACAATGCGAGCACCCTGGCCAAAGGGCCTTTTGTGGCTGTTAACTGCGGCGCCATCCCCAAAGATTTACTGGAAAGCGAGCTGTTCGGCTACGCGCCGGGCGCGTTTACCGGGGCCATGCGCACCGGCAAGCCGGGGCTGTTTGAATTATCACACGGGGGAACGCTCTTTCTTGATGAAATAACCGAGATGGATTTTTTTCTGCAAACGCGCCTGTTGCGCATTTTGCAGGCCAGAGAAGTGATGCGCATAGGCGACAACAAGGTCATCCCCATTAACGTGCGCGTGATTGCAGCGACCAACCGCAACCCAGCCGAAGAGGTGGCGGCGGGCAGGCTGCGCGCCGACTTGTACTACCGCCTGAACGTGCTTGACCTTAAAGTTCCGCCGCTACGCGACAGACAGGAAGACATCCCCCTGCTTTTCAACAACTTTGTGCGGCAATACGCCAAACAGTACGGAACAGCAGCTCCCAAAGCGGGCAAAGACCTCCTGCGCTGGCTTTCTGCATATTCATGGCCGGGCAATGTGCGCGAACTTGAAAATCTGGCGGAAAAATTCATCATCCTGCGGGGCGAAATTTCCTGCGAAGCTATTGCTGCGCAACCAGCGCGAAGCGGCGATGAAATCGCGTTGGCAGAAGGCGATGGCCGCCTGGATACGGTCATCGGCAATTACATCCATATGGTCATTGATCAGTGTGACGGAAAAATCGCGCGCGCGGCGCAGAAACTTGATGTGGACAGAAACACGGTCAAACGCTGGCTGGCGCGCTGCCCCGTGAGGAAGGACTAG
- a CDS encoding ABC transporter ATP-binding protein translates to MSQMFLETRNLKKYFKTAKGFLHAVDDVNLTIAKGETLGLVGESGCGKSTLGRVIIRLLEATEGQVLFNGEDITTFDKKGLRGFRRRAQMVFQDPYSSLNPRLSIEQLISEPLRIHKVYSSERETAAHVKKLMDTVGLAQRLATSFPHELDGGRRQRIGMARALALNPEFIVMDEPVSALDVCIQAQILNLMQDLKEEYQYTYLFITHDLSVVRHISNRIAVMYLGKIIELADRIEMFSNPQHPYTQALLSAIPIPKVNISRKGRIILEGDVPSPINPPAGCRFYGRCPSRQDHCKTEEPELKEYSPGHFLACHHPGPISR, encoded by the coding sequence ATGAGCCAGATGTTTTTGGAAACGCGAAACCTGAAAAAATACTTCAAGACGGCCAAGGGCTTTCTGCACGCCGTTGATGATGTAAACCTTACAATCGCCAAGGGCGAAACCCTCGGCCTTGTGGGCGAATCCGGTTGCGGCAAATCCACGCTCGGGCGTGTGATCATTCGCCTGCTTGAAGCCACGGAAGGCCAGGTGCTTTTCAACGGCGAAGACATCACGACCTTTGACAAAAAGGGCCTGCGCGGCTTTCGCCGCCGTGCCCAGATGGTGTTTCAGGATCCCTATTCTTCACTGAACCCTCGCCTTTCGATCGAGCAGCTTATTTCTGAACCCCTGCGGATTCACAAGGTGTATTCCAGCGAGCGTGAAACCGCGGCCCATGTAAAAAAACTCATGGATACGGTGGGCCTTGCCCAGCGCCTTGCCACATCATTTCCCCACGAGCTGGACGGCGGCCGCCGCCAGCGTATCGGCATGGCCCGCGCTCTTGCGCTTAATCCGGAATTTATCGTCATGGACGAGCCGGTTTCCGCGCTGGATGTCTGCATTCAGGCGCAGATTCTGAACTTGATGCAGGATCTCAAAGAAGAGTACCAGTACACCTACCTTTTCATCACCCACGACCTCAGCGTTGTGCGCCACATTTCAAACCGTATTGCCGTCATGTATCTTGGCAAGATCATTGAACTCGCAGACAGGATTGAAATGTTTTCCAACCCGCAGCACCCGTATACGCAGGCCTTGCTGTCGGCCATCCCCATTCCCAAGGTGAATATTTCGCGTAAGGGCCGCATCATTCTTGAAGGCGATGTACCTAGCCCCATCAATCCGCCCGCGGGCTGCCGCTTTTACGGACGCTGCCCTTCCCGGCAGGATCACTGCAAGACAGAAGAGCCGGAACTGAAAGAATACAGCCCCGGGCATTTTCTGGCATGCCATCATCCCGGCCCAATCAGCCGGTAA
- a CDS encoding ABC transporter ATP-binding protein, producing the protein MKTQHEPLLDIRNLRVRFHTDTGLVKAVEGLNLSLTKGEALGLVGETGAGKTTSALAVMQLIDMPPGEITDGEILFEGNNILAMSEEEKRHVRGGKIAMIFQDPMTSLNPVMTVQDQIAEMVLLHQDVSEKEAIERAREMLALVGIRPERGPDYPHQFSGGMKQRVVIAIALACNPALLIADEPTTALDVTIQAQVLELMRDLKQKFESAMILISHDIGVVAEICDSVAIMYAGRIVEKADAAALYDCPLHPYTQGLFSSIPDLTKEMKRLHTIPGLPPDPTNLPEGCCFAPRCCLADDACRAQSPEMREFTPGHFVACFKAGSKIIQDDAGTEAVQP; encoded by the coding sequence ATGAAAACACAGCACGAACCACTCTTGGATATCAGAAACCTGCGGGTTCGCTTCCATACAGATACAGGGCTGGTCAAGGCCGTGGAAGGCCTGAACCTTTCGCTGACAAAGGGCGAAGCCCTGGGCCTTGTGGGAGAAACCGGCGCGGGAAAAACCACCAGCGCGCTGGCCGTAATGCAGCTTATCGACATGCCGCCAGGCGAAATAACCGATGGTGAAATTCTTTTTGAAGGCAACAACATTCTTGCCATGTCGGAAGAAGAAAAAAGGCACGTCAGGGGCGGCAAAATTGCCATGATTTTTCAAGATCCCATGACTTCGCTCAATCCTGTCATGACCGTGCAGGATCAGATTGCCGAAATGGTGCTGCTGCACCAGGATGTTTCGGAAAAAGAGGCCATTGAGCGCGCCAGGGAAATGCTTGCGCTGGTGGGCATCCGCCCAGAACGCGGCCCGGATTATCCGCACCAGTTCAGCGGCGGCATGAAGCAGCGCGTGGTCATTGCCATTGCGCTGGCCTGCAACCCTGCCCTGCTCATTGCCGATGAACCCACAACAGCCCTTGACGTAACCATCCAGGCCCAGGTGCTGGAACTCATGCGCGACCTCAAGCAGAAGTTTGAATCCGCCATGATTCTTATCAGCCACGACATCGGCGTTGTAGCCGAAATCTGCGACAGCGTTGCCATCATGTACGCGGGGCGCATTGTGGAAAAGGCCGATGCGGCGGCACTGTACGACTGCCCGCTGCACCCGTATACGCAGGGCCTGTTCAGTTCCATTCCCGACCTGACCAAGGAAATGAAGCGCCTGCATACCATCCCCGGCCTGCCCCCGGATCCCACGAATCTTCCCGAGGGATGCTGCTTTGCCCCCAGATGCTGTCTTGCGGATGACGCCTGCCGTGCGCAAAGCCCAGAAATGCGCGAATTCACGCCAGGGCATTTTGTGGCCTGCTTCAAGGCTGGCAGCAAAATTATTCAGGACGATGCAGGGACAGAGGCGGTGCAGCCATGA
- a CDS encoding iron-containing alcohol dehydrogenase yields MTPFKCLLPSTIVYGPGKANELGALLAGEHILFISDKGVQGAGVADSVLAACREGAASFSEYWDVPPEPTEEQVEVVAAAVDRPGLSVIVAMGGGSVMDMAKFVSVMVQGGPSMVDMFEGRLPAGKQVKLVMIPTTAGTGSEATPNSIALRPALNLKVGVVCPYFMPDYVVLDPELLCGLPPHITAATGLDALCHALECFVSNKANPISDMFALESMRLTFKSLQKAYENGKDIEARGDTLLAAFYGGVCIASSGTNAVHALSYPLGGRYRIPHGVSNAILLAPAFAYNMDACMAKLAQVAELAAASRGESLAGKSEQQRAQYLVDFLAALTRNLKIPASLEELGIPASDLDWLVDAAFEVKRLLNNNPKPLGKTDIRTIYTSILTRKC; encoded by the coding sequence ATGACTCCTTTCAAATGTTTACTGCCATCAACCATTGTTTACGGCCCCGGCAAGGCCAATGAGCTGGGTGCCCTTCTGGCCGGGGAACATATCCTCTTTATCAGCGACAAGGGCGTGCAAGGGGCTGGAGTTGCGGATAGCGTGCTGGCTGCCTGCCGCGAGGGCGCTGCTTCATTTTCAGAATATTGGGATGTGCCCCCGGAACCGACCGAGGAGCAGGTAGAGGTAGTTGCAGCGGCTGTGGACAGACCCGGCCTCAGTGTCATTGTGGCTATGGGCGGCGGTAGCGTCATGGATATGGCCAAGTTTGTCTCGGTCATGGTTCAGGGCGGCCCTTCAATGGTGGATATGTTTGAAGGGCGGCTGCCTGCCGGCAAGCAGGTGAAGCTGGTCATGATCCCCACCACGGCGGGCACCGGCTCCGAAGCCACGCCCAACTCCATCGCCTTACGCCCCGCGTTGAACCTCAAGGTTGGCGTGGTGTGTCCGTACTTCATGCCTGACTATGTGGTGCTAGACCCGGAACTGCTCTGCGGCCTGCCGCCCCATATTACCGCCGCCACCGGGCTGGATGCCCTGTGCCATGCGCTCGAGTGCTTTGTGTCCAACAAGGCCAATCCCATCAGCGACATGTTCGCTCTTGAATCCATGCGGCTGACGTTCAAAAGCCTGCAAAAGGCCTATGAAAACGGCAAAGATATTGAGGCGCGCGGCGATACGCTGCTGGCCGCCTTCTACGGCGGGGTGTGCATAGCGTCCTCTGGCACAAATGCTGTGCATGCCTTGTCATATCCGCTTGGGGGGCGCTACCGTATTCCCCACGGTGTTTCAAACGCCATTCTGCTTGCCCCCGCCTTTGCCTACAATATGGACGCCTGCATGGCAAAGCTGGCTCAGGTAGCAGAGCTTGCCGCCGCCTCGCGCGGCGAGAGCCTTGCGGGAAAGAGCGAACAGCAGCGGGCGCAATATCTGGTGGACTTTCTGGCCGCGCTGACCCGCAACCTGAAAATTCCGGCCTCGCTTGAAGAACTGGGCATTCCGGCCTCTGATCTGGATTGGCTTGTGGATGCCGCCTTTGAAGTAAAGCGCCTTTTGAACAATAATCCCAAGCCGTTGGGAAAAACTGACATCCGCACCATTTACACAAGCATTCTGACGAGGAAGTGCTGA
- a CDS encoding ABC transporter permease, whose product MALIRKNSNLYLTLVRLCRNRLAVFGLVIMLLLVIVAAFAPWIAPYDYAAQNLSDAFEPPCAKYWLGTDDFGRDILSRLIYGARISLQVGLFAVWLSMCVGGVLGAIAGYYGGKVDDIIMRFMDILLSIPQILLAVTIAAALGPGLLNLTIAVGIANIPSFARVVRGAVLSIVGQEFIEAAHCMGASDAWIIARHILPNCSAPIIVQATLRVAGAILAAAALSFLGLGIQPPTPEWGGMLSAARGYVRDYAYMTISPGLAIMITILALNFLGDGLRDAMDPKMKR is encoded by the coding sequence ATGGCTCTGATCCGCAAAAACAGCAATCTGTACCTCACGCTTGTGCGGCTGTGCCGCAACCGGCTGGCCGTTTTCGGGCTTGTTATCATGCTGCTGCTTGTCATTGTGGCCGCATTCGCCCCCTGGATCGCCCCCTATGACTACGCGGCGCAAAACCTCTCTGATGCCTTTGAACCGCCCTGCGCCAAATACTGGCTGGGCACGGACGACTTTGGCCGCGACATACTCAGCCGCCTGATATACGGCGCGCGCATTTCCCTTCAGGTGGGTCTGTTTGCCGTGTGGCTCTCCATGTGCGTGGGCGGCGTGCTTGGGGCCATTGCAGGCTACTACGGCGGCAAGGTGGACGACATCATCATGCGCTTTATGGACATCCTGCTGTCCATTCCGCAGATTCTGCTGGCCGTGACCATTGCCGCGGCGCTTGGACCTGGCCTCCTGAACCTGACCATAGCCGTGGGCATTGCCAACATCCCCAGTTTTGCCCGTGTGGTGCGCGGGGCGGTACTTTCCATCGTGGGGCAGGAATTTATTGAGGCGGCACATTGCATGGGCGCTTCCGACGCATGGATCATCGCCCGGCATATCCTGCCCAATTGCAGCGCCCCCATTATCGTTCAGGCCACCCTGCGCGTTGCCGGGGCCATATTGGCCGCTGCCGCGCTGAGCTTTCTGGGCCTGGGCATTCAGCCGCCCACGCCCGAATGGGGCGGCATGCTCTCCGCCGCGCGTGGCTATGTGCGCGACTACGCCTACATGACCATTTCGCCCGGTCTGGCCATCATGATCACCATTCTGGCGCTCAACTTCCTTGGCGACGGCCTGCGCGACGCCATGGACCCGAAGATGAAGCGCTGA